A DNA window from Camelina sativa cultivar DH55 chromosome 13, Cs, whole genome shotgun sequence contains the following coding sequences:
- the LOC104736802 gene encoding uncharacterized protein LOC104736802 encodes MEDPSVMEETKVEAKDGTISVASAFSGHQQAVHDSDHKFLTQAVEEAYKGVDCGDGGPFGAVIVHKNEVVASCHNMVLKYTDPTAHAEVTAIREACKKLNKIELSECEIYASCEPCPMCFGAIHLSRVKRLVYGAKAEAAIAIGFDDFIADALRGTGVYQKSSLEIKKADGNGAAIAEQVFQNTKEKFRLY; translated from the exons ATGGAAGATCCCTCAGTCATGGAAGAAACTAAGG TTGAAGCAAAAGACGGAACCATCTCTGTGGCTTCTGCATTTTCCGGTCACCAACAAG CTGTGCACGATAGCGACCACAAATTCCTAACGCAAGCTGTTGAAGAAGCTTACAAGGGAGTTGACTGTGGTGACGGTGGCCCATTTGGTGCTGTGATTGTGCATAAGAACGAGGTTGTAGCTAGCTGCCACAATATGGTTTTGAAATACACAGATCCAACTGCACATGCTGAAGTCACAGCCATTAGAGAG GCATGcaagaaacttaacaaaatcGAGCTATCAGAATGCGAGATCTACGCATCTTGTGAGCCGTGTCCCATGTGCTTTGGAGCCATCCATCTCTCGAGAGTCAAG AGATTGGTTTATGGAGCCAAAGCCGAAGCAGCTATAGCCATTGGGTTTGATGACTTCATAGCTGATGCTCTAAGAGGTACCGGGGTATACCAGAAATCCAGCCTGGAGATCAAGAAAGCGGACGGGAATGGCGCCGCTATTGCAGAACAAGTATTCCAGAACACCAAGGAGAAGTTCCGTTTATACTAA